The Deinococcus arcticus genome segment CCAGCCCAAGAAACGAAGCGCGCCTGAAAGGGCGCGCTTCTGTCAGTTAGGCAGGTCAGCGCATGGGTCTGGATGGTGCGTCCGCTGTCACAGAGAGCGACAGCGTCCTTCCGCAGCTGAGCAGGATGCGGCGCTCATGGCGCCCTTCCTGAGGAAGAACCGGTGACCGGACTGTGCAGCCGGCCACCCACCGTGCACAGCCTGACCGCGTGCAGGTGCCAGAACCGTTAGAACCAGCCGGTTCGCAGCTTGCTCTCTGCGGTCACGGACCAGGCGGGGGTCAGGGTGAGGTCGACCTGACCCCGCATGCCGTGCGTGAGGTACGTGTTCGCTTTGACGGTGTGCGGTTGACCGCCCCGCATGAAGGTCAGCACCACATCGGAATCGCGCTGCACCTTCAGCGTAAACGACTGCGTCTGACCAGGCTGGAGGGCCGCTGTCTGCAGCACCTGACCGCCTGCTTCCATCCGGACATTGGTGATGTCCGACGCCGCTCTGTTCGTCACGTTCACCACGACCGCTGGCGTGGCCGTGCAGGCGGTGCACACCAGCGTCACCAGCGCAGCATTGAAAAAGGAGCGTGAGGTGAGGACGTTCAAGGTCACCGGTTGGCGCAGGGCGTGCTGTTGGTGGTGATCAGGGCGCCACTCTTGACTTCGCGGCGCAGGCAGTAGGTTGCGCCTGTCAGTACTTTGCTGCGAATGCGGGAGACGAGGGTGCTGCGGGCCACGCCTGCCCCGCTGGCCAGGCGGCCCGTGGCGTTGTTGCGCAGGTCCATGGTCTTGTCATTGCCGCTGGGGGCCTCGGACTCGTGTGCTGTGGCAAAGTCGACCGCCCAGCCGTAATCGATACCGCTCACCATCAAGGCATTCCAGAAGGCGTGACGGAAGGCGTCGGCCCGGCCCAGGTAGGCTCCGTCCCGGAATTGGCGGCCGGCTTCGGCCAAGGCGTCATCGGCGTAGCCTTTGGTTTTGTTGCACTTGATCGGATGGGCGCTGCACAACTTGAACTCTTCCCAAGTGAGACCGCCGGGGTAACTGCCCAGGGCGCCCAGGGCTTTTTCCTCGTTCAAACGCTGTTGCAGCAGGCCAAGTTGCGCGTGTTCAGGCGCGGCCTCAAGGGTGGCGACGAGCGCCTTGGTGGCTTCCGGCGTCATGCTCCAGATCGCCTTGACCATCTCGATCTTCTCAGGCGTGACGTTCACCGGCTGATTCAGGTAGGTATCGGGCTGTGCCAAAACCTCGGCAGGCAGCGCGGTGTCCGTTTGGGGGAGCACCTGGGTGCCGCAGGAAGCCAGAGCAGTGATCAGAAGAACGCTGAGAGCGGTGGTGCGTACGTTCATGTCAACCTCAAATCAGGACGGAGAGAAGGCGTGGGGGTTGAGGACGTCGGCCACAGGACGTTCCAGGGTCATTCACCCGTCGGAAACGGGAATGTGTAATTCGTCACATCGCTGAAGCAGACGCAATGTACTACAGATCGCAATGCGAGGCGAGCAACATTGTGCACGGCAAGGCGGGCAGTCCTCATGCCAACCCATCCATTGCGTTCTTCTGATTGCTCCAGCACATCGTCACCGAGCGAGGTGCTGGCCACTGAACCTCAGCAGGGCCGGCGCTGCGCAACAAGTCACTTGAGCAGCGGGAACCCTGGTGGGGTTCCCGCTGACGCCGTTTATTCGTGAGGACCGTCGCGAATGTCATGTTCCCTTGTCTGAGGGGCTGATGGCTGACTCTGAATGCCACGCTCGTGGACGAGTGCCTGCATGTCCCGCTGACAGTGCAGAAAGCGGTGGTACAGCCACAGGACACATCCAATAACGTGTGGCGTTACAGCTTGCGGTCACACACGGCTCAGGAGCCGCACGGCGTTCACGTGCCAGCACCCGAGGGCGGCAGGACCACACGCTTCCCGATCACTGACCCAGGACCGTCAAAAACACCAGACTTTTCACAGCGATGAGGGCCAGCGCGGCCAGGTCGGATAGTTTGAACGGCAGGAAGGGGGTCAACGCCAGGCTGAGCAGGCTGGTGCCGGTCAGGCAGGCGAGCATGACCAGCAGCGCCTGGTGTCGGAACTGGAACTCAGGCGTGAGCGTCATACCGCATCGTGCGTCACGCTGGGCCAAGGAACAAGAGGCGGCCTGAGTTCATGGATGTGGCCGCACCAGGAGGCGTCCATGGACCGGGGTGGAGGACCGGGCACCCACCGGCGTCCTGGCGCTCTGGCGTGCAGCGTTGAGGGGCTCGGTGAACGTGCTGAAATAATTGCGGGCCGCAAAACGTCCTCGCGGGGGTGGGCAGCAGACGCCCGGCCAGCGCGGCCAGGATGCAGCGCTGCACCCGTCCCGGTCCCCGGTCTATCCCCGATCGTGGGCCCTGAGCTTGAGAAAACCGAACACGAAGCCCGCAAGACCCACAACCACAAGGACTGGCAGCTCTTCGCCCAGTCCAAAACCCATCAAGCCCCCGCCCGCACCAATCACTGCGCCCCACGTCCCTCGCTGCCAATGCATCGCTTCAGCATGGCAGAACCCCCTGCAGGATGCACCGGCCAGCAGCGATGGTCCTCTTTTCCCAGGCTGCCCGCATGCCCCGCTGCACCCGTCCCGGTCCCCAGCTCATGGCTTCAGGTAAACGCGGCGCATCTGGTGTATTCCCAAGAACACAAGCACGGCTGAAACGCCGGCCAACCACCAAACCTGGCTGCCAATTCCCAGACCCATCACCAGGCAAGCCACCCCATAAAATACTGTCCATCCGTTCCTGTTCATGGTTCCAGCATGCCAGTCCCTGCTGGCCAG includes the following:
- a CDS encoding DUF6973 domain-containing protein gives rise to the protein MNVRTTALSVLLITALASCGTQVLPQTDTALPAEVLAQPDTYLNQPVNVTPEKIEMVKAIWSMTPEATKALVATLEAAPEHAQLGLLQQRLNEEKALGALGSYPGGLTWEEFKLCSAHPIKCNKTKGYADDALAEAGRQFRDGAYLGRADAFRHAFWNALMVSGIDYGWAVDFATAHESEAPSGNDKTMDLRNNATGRLASGAGVARSTLVSRIRSKVLTGATYCLRREVKSGALITTNSTPCANR